The Desulfobulbaceae bacterium region AACAGTTCGGCGCGAGTAAAGATCGCGGTCAGCGGATAACCGGCTGCTGCCAGAGTCTCTTCACCGCCCTCCTGGCGATCGACCACGGTAATCACCATGCCAACCTTGTACCCTTGGTTTTCAACCCGCTCGATAACCTTGATCAGGGTGCCACCGGTGGTGACTACGTCTTCCAGCAGAGCAACCGTAGCGCCTGCCGGAATATTACTCTGACCCTCGATATAGGCCTCGGTGCCGTGCTTTTTCGTCTCCTTACGGACAATGAAGGCAGGGATTGGGGCCTTCTCCAGGAAGCTTACCAGGGAGGCTGCGGTAACCAAGGGATCAGCGCCGAGGGTCATGCCGCCCACAGCGCCGATTTTCTCGGAGTTATTGCGGATAGCTTCAAAAATCAGCTTACCGCATAGATACCCGCCCTCGGCATCGAGGGTGGTCTGTTTGCCATCGACATAAAAATCTGATTCGCGGCCGGAAGTCAGTTTGAAGGTGCCTTTGCGGTATGACTTCTGAAGAAGTATTTCTTTTAAACGCTGTTTATCCTGTTGCATGGAGCTCTCGTAGTTTAATTTATGTAAATGTTCGGGGGGAGATAGTAAGTTTTGGGGCTCGAGCTGAGCAGTTATTAATTTATTAAAGTGGCTCTAAACAATTTTCAACCGTTTTATTGGCCCGTTTACCGAAATGTCTTTTGATCCTGAGCCCTTCGGCTTCGCTCAGGGAACAGTCTCGCGATAATCGTTCCCTGGAGCCGAAGTGAAAGTGTTGGCTGCTCAGGCTAACAGAGCTTAGCGAAATAGTGCCGCAGATTGGCCTTGGCCTCGATCTTCGGAACAATGCGGCCATCCTTGGAACTCATCACCACCATGGCGCCGGGACCGTGACCGGCAAGCACGCAATCGGAGTGAACAATGATGGCGATCACCACCCCGCCGGTCTTGTAGATACGACCATAAGAGGCATCGGCATCGGCAATCGCCACCACATCACCCAGGCGCAGATCGTCAAGCCCGTACTCGGCAACAGTCGGTCCATCAAAGAGCTGAATGTCGTAATCACCACTGTGGCTGTGACTGGAACCGATGCCCGAGCCCATGATTCGCGCCGGAACCATGTGGGTCACCGGGACCTCCAGCCGACCATCCTTGGTCTTTTTGAGTTTCATCAGCTCGAACAGGGCGGGATCAAGGTTCATCACCCGGATCTCTGGAAAATCTACCGCCTGCAAGCCGCAGCCACGAGCCTTGACCTGGATCTTGTCACCAATCACCAATTGCTCCAGCACCTCGGGCTCAAAGTCGATCAATACATGCTCGATGCCGCCATGCTTGCCTGTGACGCGACCGGTTTTCCCTTTGGCATCGCCAGAAACCACGGTGGCCACGTTACCGGCACAGGAGAAGATGTTCAAGGCACGGTTAGGCCCTGGTTGTCCACCGACATCCTTAAAGTTACTAATGCTGACACCTGGCTCGACGTGATCGGCAAACCAGCCCCCAGCCAGATCTCCAATCCGCAGATTGTAAGTAATCCCGCCGACTCCGGGGTAGATCTCCGGCACCCCGTCCGGGGATACCCGGTAAGGGTTAATGCCGACTGACGGCGAGGTGATTTCGCCAATCACCGATTGGCAAATAAGTTTATCCTTGTTGGTCGCAATCATCGTCTGTCCTTACTGTTGTTCTGTTACGACGCTGGTTTGTGCCAGCGGCAGATGGTTGGGCATTATACCCGGATCGGCAGGTCCATTCAAGATTCTTGTCATTTCAGGGAGTGGTGGTGGATGCGCTGCGCTTATCCACCCTTCATTCATGGAGAAATCCCGCCCTAAAAGGCCATACCAATACTAAAATGGATAACGTAATCTTCTTCGTTGCGCTCCTCATCCGGTGAGGGGTTAAAGGCCCAATCCAAACGGGCTGGTCCCACGGGCAGCATGTACTGAAGACCAGTCCCCACGCCGCTGCGAAAATCAGTGAAATAATCGTTCCAGGTGGCGCTAATCAGATTATCAGCGTCGGAAGCCAGAGGTGAGGAACCGTCGACCCTGGTCCGATTAGGGGAGACGTTGCCCATATCCCAAAAAATCGACCATCCCAAGTCATCAGTCAGTTTTTTCCGCCACTCCACCGTATAAACCGAATACGCGGTTCCGCCCAAGGGGTCACCGCTATCATCCACCGGACCAAGCTTTGAGGCCTGAAAGCTCCGCACAGAACTCTCTCCGCCATTGAAAAACCGCTCGGCAACCGGAATAGACTGCTGATCAGCCGTGGGCAGAATCATGCCGGTCCTGAACCTAACGCCAAGGATTGACTCCTTGGAGAGGGGGTAAAAATAACGCACCCCGGTCACCAGGCGATTATAGGCAATCGTGCCGCCAAACTCAGGCCGAGCCAAGGCCAGAGAGACATTCCCCCGGTATCCCTGAGACGGGAAAAACAGATCGTCGCGGGTGTCCCTGGTCAACTGAAAAGAGAGCGCTGCGGTATTATAGTTTGTCGGCAACCCCTCAAGGTCAACATCGGGCAAGATATCGCTCACCACTTCCTTGCTATATAGATACCCCACATTGACGGTGACGTTCTTATGGATAATCTTTTGCAGATAGACATCGACGCCACTGCTTTCCATGGTAAATGCCGGTTCGGTACGGAAACGGTAATGAAAGGGCAGGCCCAAGGTGATATCGGTCCCCAGAAACCAAGGATCGCTCACCCCAAATTCAAGGCTTCGCCCTTTGGTTGAAAACAACGAGTCAACACGGAAAATCCGTCCGGTACCAAAGATATTACGATCCTTATATCCCGCCTTCAATCGTAACAACTCGTAAGACCCCCACCCCGGTTCAAGATACAACTCCCGCGCCTTGCGCTCCTCCACCTCAATCTCAACCGTTTTGTGGCCAGGAACCGCCCCGTCCACCAGCCTGAGTTCGACATTGGAAAAGAGTCCGGTCCCATAGAGACTGCCAAATCCTTCGCGTTTATCGTCTTGCCGATATTGTGCACCTGGCTCGAAATTCAAACGGCTGAGGATAAAGTCTGAGTTGGTCCGCTCGTTGCCGTCAACCCGGATCTCATCCACTATCACCTTGAGACCACTCTCAACCATAGCTTCAAGGTGGATCAAGCCTTGCGATTCAGCAATCGTCTCCTGAACCGAAACCGCGACATCGGCATACCCGGCATTGGCATAGGCATCTCGCAGCTTGGTCCTTAATACCAGTCTCTGCCTGCGCTGATAAACATGTCCCTCCATGGCCTTGACAATCTCAGAGACTGCATCGCCCAAGTCACCGGGCACGTCACCATGGACCGTCACATCTTTGAGGGTAAAACGCGGCCCCTCCTCGACAGCGATTGAGGCCACCATGTCGTCAGGCCTACCCTCCATCGGGCCAGGCTCCAATGCCTTGATCTTAACCTGCAGATACCCCTCCGCCAGATAGAGACTTTTAATGCTGTCGGCCAAAGAGGACATAGTAGCAGCGACATAAGGAAAAGTCCGCTGCCCTTTGATCTCGGCATCGACCACAGGATCCAGGGCAAGCAACCTCTCCCGGCCCAAGCCCTGATTGCCAACAAAGACAATATCCTTCAATACGGTTCGCGGTCCTTCCTGGACACGAAACACTACCTGGCGAGACTGCTCTTTGATCTCGTAATCGACAATCGCTGTGGCATACCCCTCATGACGATACTGTGTCTCAATCACGAAGGCGGCATCGTCAATGGCACTCGCGGCATACCCTTGATGGACAAAGGTATTAAGCTCCTCCCGGGCCGCTGCCAGCAGACTTTCTGTCTCCAATGTCTGATTCCCGGATACAACGATATCCCACCCCGGCTGCTTGTTTTCTGCTGAAGATGCGCCCTGCAGCATAGCTAGCAGCCCCCCGGAGCCAAATCCAGCCGCGGGCAAAGGTAGAACCACCACGGTCATCGCCATCAGGCAGACCGTCAGCAACCCTCCCATATGTTTTCCCAGTAGCGCCATGGTATCTGCTTGAAATTCCCTTGATAGCTCAACAACCGGTGGATGCGCTGCGCTTATCCACCCTACATTTTTTATCTTTCATCATAATGCGTAGGGTGTGCACCTGTCTTTGGTGCGCACCAACAGCAGGTGCACACCCTACATTTTTTATCCTTCATCATAGTCTTTTACTGATCAGCTTCAACGGAACCGGAACATTACACGGAGCCCGGCATTATAATAATCCCAGACATCTTTTTCCCCTGTCAGATAGATGGTCGCGTCTTGCTTCCAATCCATGTCAGCCAATTTGAAACGAGCATCCACCGTCGGTTCCCCCTGTAAACTAATGGCCCGCCCGACATCCACCTCCAACCGCTCAAGAAGTA contains the following coding sequences:
- the pyrE gene encoding orotate phosphoribosyltransferase, encoding MQQDKQRLKEILLQKSYRKGTFKLTSGRESDFYVDGKQTTLDAEGGYLCGKLIFEAIRNNSEKIGAVGGMTLGADPLVTAASLVSFLEKAPIPAFIVRKETKKHGTEAYIEGQSNIPAGATVALLEDVVTTGGTLIKVIERVENQGYKVGMVITVVDRQEGGEETLAAAGYPLTAIFTRAELLGE
- a CDS encoding DUF4438 domain-containing protein — translated: MIATNKDKLICQSVIGEITSPSVGINPYRVSPDGVPEIYPGVGGITYNLRIGDLAGGWFADHVEPGVSISNFKDVGGQPGPNRALNIFSCAGNVATVVSGDAKGKTGRVTGKHGGIEHVLIDFEPEVLEQLVIGDKIQVKARGCGLQAVDFPEIRVMNLDPALFELMKLKKTKDGRLEVPVTHMVPARIMGSGIGSSHSHSGDYDIQLFDGPTVAEYGLDDLRLGDVVAIADADASYGRIYKTGGVVIAIIVHSDCVLAGHGPGAMVVMSSKDGRIVPKIEAKANLRHYFAKLC
- the bamA gene encoding outer membrane protein assembly factor BamA; protein product: MALLGKHMGGLLTVCLMAMTVVVLPLPAAGFGSGGLLAMLQGASSAENKQPGWDIVVSGNQTLETESLLAAAREELNTFVHQGYAASAIDDAAFVIETQYRHEGYATAIVDYEIKEQSRQVVFRVQEGPRTVLKDIVFVGNQGLGRERLLALDPVVDAEIKGQRTFPYVAATMSSLADSIKSLYLAEGYLQVKIKALEPGPMEGRPDDMVASIAVEEGPRFTLKDVTVHGDVPGDLGDAVSEIVKAMEGHVYQRRQRLVLRTKLRDAYANAGYADVAVSVQETIAESQGLIHLEAMVESGLKVIVDEIRVDGNERTNSDFILSRLNFEPGAQYRQDDKREGFGSLYGTGLFSNVELRLVDGAVPGHKTVEIEVEERKARELYLEPGWGSYELLRLKAGYKDRNIFGTGRIFRVDSLFSTKGRSLEFGVSDPWFLGTDITLGLPFHYRFRTEPAFTMESSGVDVYLQKIIHKNVTVNVGYLYSKEVVSDILPDVDLEGLPTNYNTAALSFQLTRDTRDDLFFPSQGYRGNVSLALARPEFGGTIAYNRLVTGVRYFYPLSKESILGVRFRTGMILPTADQQSIPVAERFFNGGESSVRSFQASKLGPVDDSGDPLGGTAYSVYTVEWRKKLTDDLGWSIFWDMGNVSPNRTRVDGSSPLASDADNLISATWNDYFTDFRSGVGTGLQYMLPVGPARLDWAFNPSPDEERNEEDYVIHFSIGMAF